One part of the Anaerolineales bacterium genome encodes these proteins:
- a CDS encoding endonuclease III, with protein sequence MSLALSSVKLLLGRAFLPLSIAVLGEGSNGNTAAFQCGIRQLPRDYNEDVPADRRAWLVHERLLQTYGSPRWRPSLPPLEELLSTILSQNTNDLNRDRAFAALQAQFPTWQAVRDAPSQAVIDTIRPAGLAPQKGPRIQRLLHQITEECGGLDLAFLRQAPPEDVYAWLTHFDGVGPKTASIVMLFSLQMPAFPVDTHVYRLTGRLGLRPQTITADQAHRVLAEAFPPEAYFAAHLNLIRHGREICRARKPACHACSLLDLCDFGRAALADAGRRAA encoded by the coding sequence GTGAGCCTGGCGCTCTCCTCCGTGAAGCTGCTGCTGGGCAGGGCATTCCTCCCGCTGAGTATAGCAGTCTTGGGAGAAGGGTCAAACGGCAATACAGCCGCCTTTCAATGTGGCATTCGCCAGCTGCCCCGTGACTATAATGAAGACGTGCCTGCCGATCGCCGCGCCTGGCTTGTCCACGAGCGCCTGCTCCAGACCTACGGCTCTCCCCGGTGGCGTCCGTCCTTGCCGCCGCTGGAAGAGCTGCTCTCGACGATTCTTTCCCAGAATACAAACGATTTGAACCGAGACCGGGCCTTCGCCGCCCTCCAGGCGCAGTTCCCCACCTGGCAGGCCGTCCGCGACGCTCCCTCCCAGGCCGTGATCGACACCATCCGCCCGGCCGGCCTGGCTCCACAGAAGGGACCACGCATTCAGCGCCTGCTGCACCAGATCACCGAGGAGTGCGGCGGGCTGGATCTGGCCTTCCTGCGGCAGGCGCCTCCGGAGGATGTCTACGCCTGGCTCACCCACTTCGACGGCGTGGGACCCAAGACCGCTTCGATCGTGATGCTGTTCTCGCTCCAGATGCCGGCGTTCCCAGTCGACACCCACGTCTACCGCCTCACCGGCCGGCTGGGGCTTCGACCGCAGACCATCACCGCCGACCAGGCCCACCGGGTGCTGGCCGAGGCCTTCCCGCCCGAGGCCTACTTTGCCGCCCATCTGAACCTGATTCGCCACGGCCGGGAGATCTGCCGCGCCCGCAAGCCGGCCTGCCACGCCTGCTCCCTGCTCGATCTGTGCGACTTCGGTCGAGCCGCCTTGGCCGATGCCGGGCGGAGGGCCGCATGA